The Vibrio aerogenes nucleotide sequence ATCCTGAAGGGAGTGAAGCTCAGAAACCGCTTCTTCAACAAAAATCTTATCCAAAATTGCCTCCAAAAAGGGCTACAATACGGCTATCTTCAACATCAACCATCAACCAGTTACCGAATGAGTAAAAATGAGAAGTATCAGGATGACGATTTTGCCTTATTCAAAGATGAAGTAAAAGGCGTAAAACGATTGCATCAGGATACCATAGTCCATGAGACAAACAGAAATACCGGGCAGAAAAGTGCCCGTAAAACGCAGCGGGAAGCCACAGACAGTGGCTTCTACTTCTCAGATGAGTTTGTCCCTTTGCTCCCGGAGGACGGGCCGACACGCTACGCACGGGACGATGTGTCCAAATACGAAGTAAAGCGGTTGCGTCGTGGTGTTTATGTACCGGACGTTTTTCTCGACATGCACGGGATGACCCAAAAAGAAGCCAAACGGGAATTAGGCGCCATGCTGGCTTATTGTGTCAAAGAGAATATTCATTGTGCCTGCGTTCAACACGGCATTGGCAAACATATTCTCAAACAAAAGGTCCCGCTATGGCTGGCCCAGCACCCTGATGTCATGGCATTTCATCAGGCACCCCTTGAATTTGGTGGCGATGGTGCGCTTTTAATTCTCCTCTCTATCCCCGAAAAGTAGCCGGCAAGCGACTTCAGCTCTCACCAAGGCTCATTTTTAATGACTTTCGGCAACGGCCGGAAGTCATCTAATACCATTCTAAGTCATTTTCTGATCTGGATATATCTGGTTCCGCAAACCGCTCAAGCCCTCCATGGGCGCTTAAACAAGGGCATCCATGCCCTTGTATGTTTGCTCCACCAGACACATCCGGATGATCTGTTTATTTTCCAGATTGGTATCATCACTTCAGCTATTTGAGGTTATCCGCGCAAGATGGATTCACTCTAATTTCTCACCCGGGCAACCCGTCCTGCTGAAGTCAGCCGGTACTGTCCGGTAAAAGCCGGAATAAAAACTGAATGGCCTTTTTCTATCTGAATACTTTCACCGGCTACATGAGACAAGGTCATTGTGTTGTCCAGTGCTAACAAAATCTCAGCACTTTCAGTAATCAGATGAATCGCTTCCGGCGAATCATATAGCGAGAAACGGAAGTCATCGACCGGGACAGGGAAAACCATCCCCTGTCCGTCAAACTCTGGCTGAGTGAGCAGGTTATCAGCGCTTACAGGTCTGAACCGGGTACATTTAACCAGTTCCCGGACGTCCATATGTTTTGGCGTTAAACCGGACCGAAGCACATTATCTGAATTTGCCATCACCTCCAGCGCAGTTCCGTGAATATAAGCGTGAGGCGTACTGGCATCCAAAAACATTGCTTCTCCGGGCTTTAGTGTTAACACATTCAACATTAAAGGGCAGAAAACACCAATATCACCGGGATATTGCTGACCAAGAGAAAAAATCAGAGAAAACAACTGATTATCCTGAAGCTTACCGGCACAGGATAACAACTCATCGACTGCAGACGCCTTTTGCTCCCCCTCAAGTGAAAGTAACGCCTGGAAGAATTTCCGGAGACCGTGCTCGCTGAGATCATGTTCAAAATCTGTCACGAGTGGTTGAATCGAAGTAACATTCACGGTTTTAAATAAAGCAACAATGGTGTCAAACTCACGGAAACCATTCATCGCCTGATAAGGGGTTAATGCAAAAACAAGCTCGGGTTTATGGTTGGGGTCTTTATAGTTACGGTGTGCGGCTGTGCGGGGGATACCGGCCGCTTCCTCTTTTGCAAAGCCATTTTCAGCCTGAGATTTATCCGGATGTACCTGAACCGAAAGCGCCTGCTCAGCCGCCAGAATTTTAAATAAAAACGGTAATTCACCAAATTGTATGTCAGTACTTACCCCCAATATTCCGGAGCGATCGAGCTGGATAAAATCCGATAACAACTGTTGCTCACCATTTTCAATGATTTCTGAACAACCATTTGGATGAGCCCCCATCCAGACTTCGGCCTGAGGTTGCAGCTCCGGATTAGGAATATCGAACATCTCCTGTATTGAATGGCGGCTTCCCCATGCATAGTTTTGAATCACATTTTTCATGGGAAAGAAATAACGTGTGCCGGATTGGTTTATCATGGTGTATTCCATCATCAGGTTGTAATGAATTATCCGAAACCAGCTATCTGTCCTAGAGCGTGCTCTAACGATCAACAAGTCCCGGTAAACAGAAAGTAAAACAGTCTCCCTGATCAGGCAAACGAGCGTATTTTCGTCTGCATGTTCCTGATCAGAAGAGACAGAAAATCCATATCCAATGTGTCAGAGTCGACTCAAACAATCAATCGGCCAACCCTCAATCTGACAATTCAGATGTTGTTCAGGCGACAGCCTGAGTTGCTTCTCCGGACTGACGCATTTTCTTCAGTGTAATACAAACAAGAGCCGTTACCACCGCTCCGCAGGCCATGCAGAATAATCCTGATAACGGTTTGTTCATCGCACCGAGTAAGGCAACCACCGGGCCACCATGGGCAACACTGTTCGTCACTCCGAAAGAAAATGCCATCACCGCAGCCACCATAGAACCGATCATATTCGCCGGAATCACAGACACCGGATCCTGAGCGGCGAATGGAATCGCGCCTTCTGATATGCCAACCAGCCCCATCGCTCCTGCTGCTTTACCCGCTTCATTTTCAGAAGCTTCAAATAAATTGAGCTTCCGCCCTAATACAGTCGCCAGCCCCATTCCCAATGGCGCAACAGGAATGGCACAAGCCATTGCTCCCATAAACTGGGTTTGTCCACTGGCTATCATGCCGACAGAAAACAGGAATGCGACTTTATTGAAAGGACCGCCCATGTCAAATCCGGCCATTCCCCCCAGAACCATACCAAGCAATACGATGTTTCCGGTACTCATCGAAGTTAAGAGCGAATTCATTGAATCCATCAGGCTGGCAATCGGTGCACCGATGACAAAAATAAACAGGGCAGAGATAAACAGAGTTCCTGTAATCGGCGCAATCATAATAGGTACAAGCGGCTGAATATACTTGTGATAGTTGATACTGGTTATCCAGCGGATAAAGTATCCCACCAGCAACCCCGCAATAATAGCCCCGATAAATCCGGTACCGGCTTCCGCCCCATAAAAAGAACCATTATTCGCTATCCAGCCCCCGACAAACCCCGGAGCCAGTGCCGGACGGTCAGCAACCGCATAAGCAATATACCCCGCCAGTATCGGAATCATCAGCTGAAATGCCACGACCCCGACATTCAAGACCTGATTCCACAGACTTCCTGGCGGAATTGCCATTCCGGCTTCTGTCGGTTCTCCTCCGATTGCCAGTGCCAGTGCGATTAACAACCCGCCGGTCACCACGAACGGAATCATGTGAGAAACGCCATTCATCAGGTAACGATATAAATCCGACCGTTTTGAAGCACCAGCCACTTCAGAATGTGTTTGAGTGTGCTCACTTCCCTGATACTCCGGAGATATCAGTGCCTGCTCAATCACACCGGTCGCATCTTTAATTGGCACTTTCACCCCGGTTTCAATTAATTTTTTACCGGTGAAACGATTTAAATCAACCTGCTTATCACAGGCAATGATGACAGCGTCAGCTTTATCTATCTCTGCCTGTGTCGGTGAATTTTTAACGCCTATCGAACCGTTTGTTTCTACTTTGATCTGATATCCGAGTTCAGCGGCACCTTT carries:
- a CDS encoding PTS fructose transporter subunit IIABC, which encodes MITELINKDLIHLDLKATSKEEVFSELISILYRQGCIHDPVQFLADIEAREVLGNTGFEDGVALPHAKSRAVVKPAVAIGVSQRGVEYGADDGKPSRLFFMIASPEGAAEHHIEVLAELSSKLIEEGFIERFLRVNSSEEAMALLLEKGDEKTSQPEPDKGFLIGVTGCPTGVAHTYLAAEALEKGAAELGYQIKVETNGSIGVKNSPTQAEIDKADAVIIACDKQVDLNRFTGKKLIETGVKVPIKDATGVIEQALISPEYQGSEHTQTHSEVAGASKRSDLYRYLMNGVSHMIPFVVTGGLLIALALAIGGEPTEAGMAIPPGSLWNQVLNVGVVAFQLMIPILAGYIAYAVADRPALAPGFVGGWIANNGSFYGAEAGTGFIGAIIAGLLVGYFIRWITSINYHKYIQPLVPIMIAPITGTLFISALFIFVIGAPIASLMDSMNSLLTSMSTGNIVLLGMVLGGMAGFDMGGPFNKVAFLFSVGMIASGQTQFMGAMACAIPVAPLGMGLATVLGRKLNLFEASENEAGKAAGAMGLVGISEGAIPFAAQDPVSVIPANMIGSMVAAVMAFSFGVTNSVAHGGPVVALLGAMNKPLSGLFCMACGAVVTALVCITLKKMRQSGEATQAVA
- the manA gene encoding mannose-6-phosphate isomerase, class I, with protein sequence MEYTMINQSGTRYFFPMKNVIQNYAWGSRHSIQEMFDIPNPELQPQAEVWMGAHPNGCSEIIENGEQQLLSDFIQLDRSGILGVSTDIQFGELPFLFKILAAEQALSVQVHPDKSQAENGFAKEEAAGIPRTAAHRNYKDPNHKPELVFALTPYQAMNGFREFDTIVALFKTVNVTSIQPLVTDFEHDLSEHGLRKFFQALLSLEGEQKASAVDELLSCAGKLQDNQLFSLIFSLGQQYPGDIGVFCPLMLNVLTLKPGEAMFLDASTPHAYIHGTALEVMANSDNVLRSGLTPKHMDVRELVKCTRFRPVSADNLLTQPEFDGQGMVFPVPVDDFRFSLYDSPEAIHLITESAEILLALDNTMTLSHVAGESIQIEKGHSVFIPAFTGQYRLTSAGRVARVRN
- the smrB gene encoding endonuclease SmrB, whose amino-acid sequence is MSKNEKYQDDDFALFKDEVKGVKRLHQDTIVHETNRNTGQKSARKTQREATDSGFYFSDEFVPLLPEDGPTRYARDDVSKYEVKRLRRGVYVPDVFLDMHGMTQKEAKRELGAMLAYCVKENIHCACVQHGIGKHILKQKVPLWLAQHPDVMAFHQAPLEFGGDGALLILLSIPEK